A genomic stretch from Halogranum gelatinilyticum includes:
- a CDS encoding glucose-6-phosphate isomerase: MYVDLGNVLDATPGISREGLERLDGRVADAHDRIERGRADAEHGYAALNLPETTDADEIRTAVSRFDDPEAVLTVGIGGSALGAATISEALDSDVDAYYLDNVDPEWVAGMVADLPLEDTVVNVVSRSGTTAETLANFLVVRDAMERAGVDWTDRTLVTTGESGNLRDLANKHDLPALPVPDGVPGRFSALSTVGLAVAAIQGHDLDALLAGAADEADRLSGSLFDSPAYAYGATTYALDRRGASINAMMPYAESLEYFAEWFAQLWAESLGKDGVGQTPARALGATDQHSQLQLYRAGPRDKLVTLVRPREKRDTPIPETDLDGLAYLGGSSLGDLLDAEFEATEASLAAADCPNIRVEIDRVDERGLGELLYGMEAACVLYGELDTVSTFTQPAVEWGKKAARGLLGGGDFEEADAVSDKTRLEIE; the protein is encoded by the coding sequence ATGTACGTCGACCTCGGTAACGTCCTCGACGCGACGCCCGGCATCTCCCGCGAGGGACTCGAACGGCTGGACGGCCGCGTCGCCGACGCCCACGACCGCATCGAACGGGGCCGCGCGGACGCGGAACACGGCTACGCCGCGCTCAATCTGCCAGAAACGACCGACGCCGACGAGATTCGGACCGCCGTCTCGCGGTTCGACGACCCCGAAGCCGTCCTGACAGTCGGCATCGGCGGCAGCGCGCTCGGTGCGGCCACCATCTCCGAAGCACTCGACTCCGACGTCGACGCCTACTACCTCGACAACGTCGACCCCGAGTGGGTCGCGGGGATGGTCGCCGACCTCCCGCTGGAAGACACCGTCGTCAACGTCGTCTCGCGTTCGGGCACGACGGCCGAGACGCTCGCGAACTTCCTCGTCGTCCGCGACGCGATGGAACGAGCAGGCGTCGACTGGACCGACCGCACGCTCGTCACGACCGGCGAGTCGGGGAATCTGCGAGACCTCGCGAACAAACACGACCTGCCCGCGCTGCCGGTTCCTGATGGGGTTCCCGGCCGTTTCTCCGCGCTCTCGACGGTCGGGCTGGCCGTCGCCGCGATTCAGGGCCACGACCTCGACGCCCTCCTGGCAGGCGCGGCCGACGAGGCCGACCGCCTCTCTGGCTCCTTGTTCGATTCGCCCGCCTACGCCTACGGCGCGACGACCTACGCGCTCGACCGCCGCGGCGCGTCCATCAACGCAATGATGCCCTACGCCGAGTCGCTGGAATACTTCGCCGAGTGGTTCGCGCAACTCTGGGCGGAGAGCCTTGGGAAGGACGGCGTCGGCCAGACGCCCGCCCGCGCGCTCGGCGCGACCGACCAGCACTCCCAGCTCCAGCTCTACCGTGCCGGCCCGCGCGACAAACTCGTGACGCTCGTGCGACCCCGCGAGAAACGGGACACGCCGATTCCGGAGACGGACCTCGACGGGCTGGCGTATCTCGGCGGCTCGTCGCTCGGCGACCTCTTGGATGCAGAGTTCGAGGCGACGGAGGCGTCGCTCGCGGCGGCGGACTGCCCGAACATCCGCGTCGAGATCGACCGCGTCGACGAGCGCGGTCTCGGCGAACTGCTCTACGGCATGGAGGCCGCCTGCGTGCTCTACGGCGAACTCGACACCGTCTCGACCTTTACGCAGCCCGCCGTCGAATGGGGGAAGAAAGCGGCTCGCGGCCTGCTCGGCGGTGGCGACTTCGAGGAAGCCGACGCCGTCAGCGACAAGACGCGGCTGGAAATCGAGTAA